A genomic window from Sphingobacterium sp. BN32 includes:
- a CDS encoding aminotransferase class I/II-fold pyridoxal phosphate-dependent enzyme translates to MGTLQRWQANITKRASNDLLRELRVEEGTIDFASNDYLGLARNSTFQQSLLEIAIQSPALMTGSASSRLITGNSSIKEDVEGFLAKRYDVESALLFPSGYIANLSLLSALPQRGDTVIVDELIHRSVHDACSLNQANKWKFRHQDLNHLEALLKRAKGQCWVVVESVYSMDGDIAALRGLAQLANLYGAHLIVDEAHAVGVFGDGLIPTYGLQSQVFACVVTYGKSMGLHGAAVLGSEALKSYLINFASPFIYSTAMPDMMALSIQSAYQFLDQNTQLAVELQDRITFYETEMLGEVSKSLLTPIQPVIIPDITKLRSITKAIKAHGFHVYAVLPPSVPEGTGRLRISIHQYNSREEIKQLAELIKSYAQ, encoded by the coding sequence ATGGGCACATTGCAGAGGTGGCAAGCTAATATCACTAAACGTGCTTCGAATGACCTCTTAAGGGAATTGCGTGTTGAAGAGGGGACGATTGATTTCGCTTCGAACGATTATCTGGGTCTAGCGAGAAATTCAACGTTTCAACAATCTTTGCTGGAAATAGCTATTCAAAGCCCAGCCTTGATGACAGGCAGTGCTAGTTCAAGACTAATTACTGGAAATTCATCGATAAAGGAAGACGTAGAAGGCTTTTTAGCGAAACGATACGATGTAGAATCAGCACTGCTGTTTCCATCAGGCTATATTGCTAATTTATCGCTGCTGAGTGCTTTGCCGCAGCGAGGCGATACGGTAATTGTGGACGAATTGATACATCGATCCGTGCATGATGCTTGCTCACTGAATCAAGCCAATAAATGGAAGTTTCGACATCAAGATCTCAATCATTTAGAGGCTTTGCTGAAACGTGCGAAGGGGCAATGCTGGGTCGTTGTTGAATCCGTCTATTCGATGGACGGAGATATTGCAGCATTAAGGGGGCTCGCCCAACTCGCTAACTTATATGGTGCCCACCTTATCGTCGATGAAGCGCATGCCGTCGGTGTGTTTGGAGATGGGCTTATCCCAACGTACGGATTGCAATCGCAGGTCTTTGCCTGCGTAGTCACCTATGGAAAGTCAATGGGGCTACATGGGGCTGCAGTTTTAGGGTCGGAAGCGTTGAAGAGTTATCTCATTAATTTTGCTTCTCCATTTATCTACAGCACGGCAATGCCTGATATGATGGCTTTGAGCATACAGTCAGCCTATCAATTCTTAGATCAAAACACGCAGTTGGCAGTTGAACTTCAAGATCGTATTACTTTCTATGAAACAGAAATGCTTGGTGAAGTCTCAAAATCATTACTTACACCCATACAGCCTGTTATTATTCCCGATATAACCAAATTGAGGAGTATTACAAAAGCGATCAAAGCGCATGGTTTTCATGTTTATGCGGTATTGCCGC
- a CDS encoding PLP-dependent aminotransferase family protein: protein MSSPDNIPYRSIIQIDRSNSQPLYLQIAQQFIQAIGRGHLRPGSKLLGTRQLGELLEVHRNTITAAYEELFAQGWVEIRANKGTFISSELPLLNPSAEKENSYPKSTGYHFRKSFLLDNPFEKNSYELSFNDGTPDIRLTQLDDLSRIYSANLKRKVNRKKMGYYNYDGSEYFKEQLTQYLQLSRGLAISKDNLLITRSMEMSLFIIAEIILEPSDTVVVADLSYFSANMIFQKAGNKIKTIAVDEDGIDTNALRKLCEKETIRMVYVTPQQHYPTTVPLSAQRRMDLLQLANQYGFIIVEDDYDYDFHYEKQPILPIASNDQNGMVIYVGSFGKSLAPGFRTGFIVAPTNIMQEMRKHLGIIDRQGDILMEQALGELIQEGVVDRHLKKSLKVYKERRDYFGSLLSEHLKEWVEFSIPKGGLAFWLNWQKSINLYELAKRCAAKQLFIPKTLLYQSNKTRGTRIGFGNLNMEEMDQAVKILKTVLEEMEN from the coding sequence ATGAGTAGTCCGGACAACATTCCTTATCGCAGTATTATCCAAATAGATCGTTCGAATTCCCAACCTTTATACCTTCAAATAGCTCAACAATTTATCCAAGCCATTGGCCGCGGACACCTAAGACCAGGATCGAAACTCTTGGGAACCCGACAGTTAGGCGAACTATTGGAAGTACACAGAAACACCATTACCGCGGCCTACGAGGAGCTGTTCGCGCAAGGATGGGTAGAAATACGCGCTAACAAGGGAACTTTTATATCCTCAGAATTGCCGCTCCTGAACCCTTCCGCGGAAAAAGAAAATAGCTATCCGAAAAGTACAGGCTATCATTTTCGGAAATCCTTCCTTTTAGATAATCCTTTTGAGAAGAATAGCTATGAGCTAAGTTTCAATGATGGCACGCCCGATATCCGCCTAACGCAATTGGACGACCTCTCCAGGATTTACTCCGCCAACCTCAAACGCAAAGTCAACCGCAAGAAAATGGGGTATTACAATTATGACGGATCTGAATATTTTAAAGAGCAGCTGACGCAATACCTTCAGCTTTCGCGGGGATTAGCGATCAGCAAGGACAACTTGCTGATCACACGCAGCATGGAGATGAGCTTGTTTATCATTGCTGAAATCATTCTGGAGCCTTCAGATACCGTCGTCGTCGCAGACTTAAGTTATTTCTCAGCAAACATGATTTTTCAAAAAGCGGGCAACAAAATTAAAACTATCGCGGTTGATGAGGATGGAATAGACACGAATGCGCTCCGGAAATTATGCGAGAAAGAGACTATACGAATGGTTTATGTTACTCCGCAACAGCATTACCCAACCACGGTACCATTGTCTGCTCAGCGGAGGATGGACTTACTGCAACTAGCCAATCAATATGGATTTATTATTGTGGAGGACGACTATGATTATGACTTTCACTATGAAAAACAACCGATTTTACCAATCGCCAGCAACGATCAGAATGGGATGGTCATCTATGTAGGCTCCTTTGGAAAATCATTAGCACCGGGTTTTAGGACAGGCTTCATTGTAGCCCCGACGAATATTATGCAAGAAATGCGGAAACACTTGGGTATTATCGATCGGCAAGGCGATATCCTGATGGAGCAGGCGTTGGGCGAGTTGATTCAAGAGGGAGTCGTTGATCGTCATTTAAAGAAGTCTTTGAAAGTATATAAAGAGCGTAGAGATTACTTCGGAAGCTTACTGTCTGAACATCTCAAGGAATGGGTTGAATTTAGTATACCCAAAGGCGGATTAGCTTTTTGGCTGAACTGGCAAAAATCGATCAACCTTTATGAGCTTGCGAAACGCTGCGCTGCAAAACAGCTCTTCATACCAAAAACCCTACTCTACCAATCCAACAAAACAAGGGGAACACGTATAGGATTCGGCAATCTCAATATGGAGGAAATGGATCAGGCTGTAAAAATATTAAAAACTGTATTAGAAGAAATGGAAAATTAG
- a CDS encoding nuclear transport factor 2 family protein, which translates to MKDQIFKLEKAYWTGMENHDLETVTNLTYFPCVLASKNGPRIMTEDDFKKVFEQAEGMEMKVNKIDDVKFHNASDEVAVIAYRIELMHKVKGEEVISKCACSSTWLKIENTWKCIQHAEADIELE; encoded by the coding sequence ATGAAAGATCAAATCTTTAAGCTGGAGAAAGCCTATTGGACTGGTATGGAAAACCATGATCTAGAAACTGTCACAAACCTAACCTACTTTCCTTGTGTTCTTGCAAGCAAGAACGGACCTCGCATAATGACAGAAGACGATTTTAAAAAGGTCTTCGAGCAGGCGGAAGGGATGGAAATGAAAGTCAACAAAATAGACGATGTTAAATTTCATAACGCCTCGGATGAAGTTGCAGTTATAGCTTACCGCATAGAGCTTATGCATAAGGTAAAGGGCGAGGAAGTAATATCGAAATGCGCTTGCTCATCCACCTGGCTAAAAATTGAGAACACCTGGAAGTGTATTCAACATGCTGAAGCTGATATAGAATTGGAATAG
- a CDS encoding acyltransferase: MTEIKSLTGIRGIAAIWVVIFHYFSTHFLNLSTDHGGFFNYTYNIVKNGYLAVDLFFLLSAIVLSLSYQNKFGNYVDFNEFKTYLFKRIARIYPLYFFTIVLTFFYQKNLSISHVITHLTFTEVFFNTYFETLNFPIWSLATEMFVYLIFPFVFYLIFNLNRNFNIVLAIISVLALNFIQYSESHYINLHFMRYETVAPKDNLDINWGNLAYIRTVLVYAIGLIAYKYSFTFSRIVLWAFISIFIVSVVLDLNDVITVIGMICIPAAIVKIDFLKSFLSWKPIHYLGEISYSIYLNHIIIIYLLKYYFPNLPMLNFLAFPLLIAVSIVTYNYIEKPGKKYLLSKLIRSNN, from the coding sequence ATGACTGAAATTAAATCGTTGACTGGGATCCGTGGCATTGCTGCTATTTGGGTCGTTATATTTCACTACTTTTCAACCCATTTCCTAAATCTTTCAACGGATCACGGTGGCTTTTTTAATTATACCTATAATATTGTCAAAAATGGCTATTTGGCCGTTGATCTATTTTTCCTACTAAGTGCTATCGTGCTCTCATTGTCGTATCAAAACAAATTCGGTAATTATGTCGATTTTAATGAGTTTAAAACTTACCTCTTCAAAAGAATCGCTAGGATATACCCTCTTTATTTTTTTACCATTGTTCTAACATTTTTCTATCAAAAGAACCTTTCAATAAGTCACGTAATTACGCATTTAACATTCACTGAAGTGTTTTTTAACACCTACTTTGAAACGCTAAATTTTCCTATTTGGTCTCTAGCCACAGAAATGTTCGTATATCTGATTTTCCCATTTGTATTTTATCTGATATTTAACTTAAATAGAAATTTCAACATCGTTTTAGCAATCATTTCAGTCTTAGCTTTAAACTTCATTCAGTATAGTGAATCGCACTACATAAATCTTCACTTTATGAGATATGAAACAGTAGCTCCCAAAGACAACCTCGATATAAATTGGGGCAACTTAGCATATATTAGAACGGTTCTCGTATATGCTATCGGTTTGATTGCTTATAAATATTCCTTTACTTTTTCTCGAATTGTACTTTGGGCTTTCATTTCAATTTTCATCGTTTCTGTCGTTCTTGATTTAAATGATGTTATAACTGTGATAGGAATGATTTGTATTCCTGCGGCCATTGTTAAAATTGACTTTTTAAAATCTTTCCTTTCGTGGAAACCAATTCATTATTTAGGCGAAATTTCATATAGCATTTACTTGAATCACATCATAATTATTTACTTGCTTAAATATTACTTCCCCAACTTACCCATGCTTAATTTTTTGGCTTTTCCGCTTCTCATTGCAGTTTCGATCGTCACCTATAATTACATCGAAAAACCAGGAAAAAAATACCTTTTATCTAAGCTAATACGTTCTAACAACTAA
- a CDS encoding FN3 domain-containing metallophosphoesterase family protein, whose protein sequence is MKPRTYILALFLFLFTVPLVAQEKIRISHQPYIQALTDSSLSIVWVTNKPAVAWVELAPADESHFYAEARPKLFAAKYGYKTVGTVHQVDLKGLKPGTKYRYRVYNQEVLSHQGTRVQYGNYVATDVYSKAALTFTTPKPSDKVSFAILNDIHGKNDLLSNLIGQVDLTKTDFVVFNGDMVDALISEDQMFTGFMDKATELFASEKPMYFSRGNHETRGPFAVAYPKYFPTSSGELYYMFTQGEACFIVLDGGEDKPDSDIEYAGIVDMDFYRAQQAAWLERAVESPAFKNARYKIVICHMPPMGGWHGSIDIERKFVPILNKAGAQIMISGHLHRHVKQMPTAAIKFPLLVNSNVNMIKADITAEKAVFRVVDQQGKQVDEVTLNPLR, encoded by the coding sequence ATGAAACCAAGAACCTACATTTTAGCTCTTTTTTTATTCTTATTTACAGTGCCTTTAGTTGCACAGGAAAAAATCCGAATCAGTCATCAACCCTATATCCAAGCGCTGACGGATAGCTCTTTGTCAATTGTATGGGTAACAAATAAGCCGGCAGTTGCGTGGGTTGAGTTAGCTCCGGCAGATGAGAGTCATTTTTATGCGGAAGCAAGGCCGAAGTTATTTGCAGCCAAGTATGGTTATAAAACTGTTGGGACTGTTCACCAAGTGGATCTTAAGGGGTTAAAACCGGGGACGAAGTATCGATATCGTGTCTATAATCAGGAAGTGTTGAGCCATCAGGGAACGCGCGTTCAATATGGGAATTATGTAGCGACGGACGTGTATTCGAAGGCGGCACTGACATTTACTACGCCAAAGCCTTCTGATAAGGTCTCTTTTGCTATTTTAAATGATATTCATGGAAAAAATGATTTGCTGAGCAATCTGATCGGGCAGGTCGATCTTACGAAGACGGATTTTGTGGTTTTCAATGGCGATATGGTGGATGCATTGATTAGTGAAGATCAGATGTTCACTGGTTTTATGGATAAGGCGACGGAACTGTTCGCTAGTGAGAAGCCGATGTATTTCTCTCGTGGAAATCATGAGACTCGCGGGCCGTTTGCAGTTGCATATCCAAAGTATTTTCCGACGAGCTCCGGAGAATTGTACTATATGTTTACGCAAGGAGAAGCTTGTTTCATTGTGTTGGATGGGGGCGAGGATAAACCGGACAGTGATATTGAATATGCGGGCATCGTGGATATGGATTTCTATAGGGCGCAGCAGGCGGCTTGGTTGGAGCGAGCAGTGGAGAGTCCGGCATTTAAGAATGCGAGATATAAGATTGTAATATGCCACATGCCGCCAATGGGAGGCTGGCATGGTTCGATTGATATCGAGCGTAAGTTTGTTCCAATATTGAATAAGGCGGGGGCACAGATTATGATCAGTGGACATTTGCACCGACATGTAAAACAAATGCCGACGGCGGCTATCAAGTTCCCGTTATTAGTGAACTCTAATGTAAATATGATTAAAGCGGATATTACTGCTGAGAAGGCGGTGTTTAGGGTTGTCGATCAGCAAGGAAAGCAGGTGGATGAAGTTACCTTAAATCCGTTGCGATAG
- a CDS encoding STM3941 family protein — translation MNEVIIPYSVKKQKNMALLFLLIGIAGLAIGYYVFILNTAGYTMGKVASVFLILLGFGVFLKLFLAPKKATDAAISFSKSGIQGNTTPVAKAAGLIEWSDIADYQIDERYIHVAIKDPEKYAQRMKNFFVRDTFMKGQKGALAISIAEVDATNDEIARYFYQYFNDSL, via the coding sequence ATGAACGAAGTAATCATCCCCTACAGCGTAAAAAAGCAGAAGAACATGGCCCTCCTATTCCTATTGATTGGAATTGCCGGCCTAGCCATCGGATACTATGTTTTTATCCTTAATACCGCAGGTTATACCATGGGAAAAGTAGCGTCCGTTTTTCTTATCCTTTTAGGATTCGGAGTATTCCTAAAACTATTTCTTGCCCCGAAAAAGGCGACCGATGCAGCGATTAGCTTTTCGAAATCCGGAATACAAGGGAATACGACCCCGGTTGCCAAGGCAGCTGGTCTGATCGAATGGAGCGACATCGCCGATTACCAGATCGACGAAAGATACATACACGTTGCGATCAAAGATCCAGAGAAATATGCCCAACGTATGAAGAATTTCTTCGTTAGAGACACTTTTATGAAAGGGCAAAAAGGGGCTTTGGCCATATCAATCGCAGAGGTTGATGCGACTAATGACGAGATCGCTCGTTATTTTTACCAATATTTCAACGACTCGCTTTAA
- a CDS encoding GH92 family glycosyl hydrolase produces MKKNYARFGKLMLLAILPSLGFAQQKKLTDYVNPLIGTAKMGHTFPGATVPFGSVQLSPDTDTIPYAFNGKYTGTVYEYCAGYQYKDKTIVGFSHTHFSGTGHSDLGDILVMPTQGKVQLNPGTADRPQDGYRSPFSHDNEVAEPNYYKVKLDKHNILAELTTSTRVGMHRYTFPKSDASHIIFDLTSGIYNYDEKNVWTVVRVLNDTTITGYRQTNGWARTRTVYFAIKTSKPFKNYGARYYDKETPYKGFWRKFDQKNNFPDLAAHNMKLHLDFDTEDAEQVMMKVALSPVSMRNALANMEEEVPHWDFEQVVSKGKDAWEKELGKIKVDMMNEADLVNFYTSVYHASLMPTIYMDVNGEYKGLDQEVHRAEGFVNYTSFSLWDTFRAFHPWLNLINPSRNADMVSSMMAHYDQSLLGMLPIWSHYANDNWCMSGYHSVSVVSDAILKGVYKGDAEAALLACISTANARPYEGIGDYIDLGYVPDEVSTSSVSNTLEYAYDDWCIAQVAKKLGHTDIAEEFTKRSNNWRNLFDKSIGFMRPKDKSGKFRAAFDVLDTHGQGFIEGNTWNYTLYVPHDPIGLRDAIGGEKRFETYLDSLFTMELPDKYFEKTEDITREGIIGNYVHGNEPSHHVAYLYNVTQSPWKTQKRVREIIRHQYNNGADGLGGNDDCGQMSAWYLFTSLGFYPVAPGDAHYWIGSPLVKSAVVELENGKTLNVVAKNQGEKNLYVSKVSWNGKEIKDFKISHDDLMNGGKLEFVMSNKPKKK; encoded by the coding sequence ATGAAGAAGAATTATGCGCGATTCGGGAAACTTATGTTGTTAGCAATTCTCCCTAGTTTGGGATTTGCACAACAAAAGAAGTTGACCGATTATGTAAACCCCTTGATTGGAACGGCGAAAATGGGACATACCTTCCCCGGAGCAACGGTTCCCTTTGGTTCTGTACAGCTGAGTCCCGACACCGATACGATTCCATATGCTTTTAATGGCAAATATACCGGCACTGTCTACGAATATTGTGCTGGCTATCAATATAAGGATAAGACGATTGTAGGTTTCAGCCATACGCACTTTAGCGGAACGGGGCACTCTGATCTGGGTGATATTTTGGTGATGCCTACGCAGGGAAAAGTGCAATTGAATCCTGGTACTGCGGATCGTCCACAAGATGGTTACCGCTCGCCCTTTAGCCATGATAATGAGGTTGCAGAGCCTAACTATTATAAAGTAAAGTTGGATAAGCATAATATATTGGCCGAGTTAACGACCAGTACGCGTGTGGGTATGCACCGATATACCTTTCCGAAATCGGATGCCTCACATATTATTTTTGATTTGACGTCGGGAATCTATAATTATGATGAGAAGAACGTTTGGACCGTGGTTCGCGTTTTGAACGACACGACAATTACAGGTTACAGGCAAACGAACGGGTGGGCAAGAACCCGTACCGTTTATTTTGCGATTAAAACTTCAAAACCCTTTAAGAATTATGGGGCGCGCTACTACGATAAGGAAACGCCTTATAAAGGTTTCTGGCGTAAGTTTGACCAAAAGAACAACTTTCCGGACCTGGCGGCACATAATATGAAACTGCACTTGGATTTTGATACAGAAGATGCAGAGCAGGTGATGATGAAGGTTGCTTTAAGTCCGGTTAGCATGCGCAATGCATTGGCTAATATGGAAGAAGAGGTTCCGCATTGGGATTTCGAACAAGTTGTTTCGAAGGGCAAAGATGCTTGGGAAAAGGAGCTTGGCAAAATTAAGGTCGATATGATGAATGAGGCCGATTTAGTAAATTTTTACACCTCGGTTTATCATGCTAGCCTGATGCCGACGATTTATATGGACGTTAATGGCGAATATAAAGGCTTGGATCAGGAGGTTCATCGTGCAGAAGGCTTTGTGAATTATACTTCATTTTCGTTATGGGACACCTTTAGAGCCTTCCATCCCTGGTTAAACCTAATCAATCCTTCACGCAACGCGGATATGGTTTCTTCGATGATGGCACATTACGATCAGTCATTGCTAGGTATGTTGCCAATTTGGTCGCATTATGCGAACGATAACTGGTGTATGTCGGGTTATCATTCGGTTTCTGTCGTTTCGGATGCGATTTTGAAGGGTGTTTATAAAGGCGATGCTGAGGCAGCTTTATTAGCTTGTATTTCAACGGCAAATGCTCGTCCATATGAAGGAATAGGCGATTATATCGATCTAGGCTATGTGCCGGATGAGGTTTCGACTTCGTCAGTTTCGAATACATTGGAGTATGCTTATGATGATTGGTGTATCGCGCAGGTGGCTAAGAAATTAGGTCATACGGATATTGCGGAGGAGTTTACGAAACGCTCGAACAACTGGAGGAATCTATTTGATAAGTCTATCGGGTTTATGCGTCCGAAAGATAAATCAGGTAAATTTAGAGCAGCGTTCGATGTGTTAGATACCCATGGGCAAGGATTTATAGAGGGCAATACCTGGAATTATACCTTATATGTTCCGCATGATCCTATTGGTTTACGCGATGCCATTGGTGGCGAAAAACGTTTTGAAACGTATTTGGACTCCTTATTTACCATGGAACTGCCTGATAAATATTTCGAGAAAACGGAGGATATTACTCGGGAAGGGATCATCGGGAATTACGTTCATGGAAATGAGCCATCGCACCACGTCGCGTACCTGTATAACGTAACGCAGAGTCCTTGGAAAACCCAAAAGCGGGTAAGAGAGATTATTCGCCATCAATATAATAATGGCGCTGACGGCTTAGGAGGAAATGATGACTGCGGGCAGATGTCGGCTTGGTATTTATTTACCTCTTTAGGTTTTTATCCAGTCGCTCCTGGGGATGCGCATTATTGGATCGGTAGTCCTTTGGTGAAGTCCGCAGTGGTAGAGTTGGAGAATGGGAAAACGTTGAACGTCGTGGCTAAAAATCAGGGGGAGAAGAATCTGTATGTGAGTAAGGTGAGTTGGAACGGTAAGGAGATAAAAGATTTTAAGATTTCGCACGACGATTTGATGAATGGCGGAAAGTTGGAGTTCGTTATGAGCAATAAGCCTAAAAAGAAGTAG
- a CDS encoding sulfite exporter TauE/SafE family protein, whose product MLIVGCILAVIVGVTLGMLGSGGTILTVPILVYVMAVHPVIATTYSLFAIGITSFVGGLRGIIRKEADLGKILTFGVPSLIVVFFTRSFILPLVPDVIHIAGYAIEQRTALMLLFSMVMIASSLSMIFAMKKHLIPEVPRVNVPISLVIAQGALIGLVTGLVGAGGGFLIIPALVNFYHLPMRRAVATSLIIITINSCFGLIGDSEKFAEFDWNLLLSYTGSTLVGIFIGFYFAERVSNTFLKVAFGYLILMIGIYIILKETVLL is encoded by the coding sequence ATGTTAATAGTTGGTTGTATTTTAGCCGTTATTGTTGGGGTGACCTTAGGGATGCTAGGGAGTGGGGGTACCATTCTTACCGTTCCGATTTTGGTGTACGTTATGGCGGTGCACCCTGTCATAGCAACGACCTATTCTTTATTTGCAATCGGTATCACCTCATTTGTTGGCGGTCTAAGGGGGATTATCCGTAAGGAGGCTGATTTAGGGAAAATATTGACCTTCGGAGTTCCATCGCTTATCGTCGTATTTTTTACGCGATCCTTTATTCTTCCGCTTGTACCGGATGTTATTCATATTGCGGGCTATGCGATCGAGCAACGTACGGCTTTGATGTTATTGTTTTCGATGGTCATGATCGCTTCTTCGCTCAGTATGATTTTTGCGATGAAGAAGCATCTGATTCCGGAGGTTCCGCGCGTCAATGTGCCTATCAGCTTGGTTATTGCGCAAGGGGCATTAATTGGATTGGTGACGGGATTGGTAGGTGCTGGAGGGGGATTTCTGATTATCCCGGCTTTGGTCAATTTTTACCATCTGCCGATGCGTCGCGCCGTGGCGACTTCTTTGATTATTATTACCATTAATTCCTGTTTTGGTTTAATCGGTGATAGTGAGAAGTTTGCGGAATTTGACTGGAATTTGTTGTTGAGTTATACCGGCTCTACGTTGGTTGGAATTTTTATAGGCTTTTATTTTGCTGAGCGGGTTTCTAATACCTTCCTCAAGGTCGCGTTTGGCTATTTGATCCTGATGATCGGTATCTATATCATCCTGAAAGAGACCGTTCTTCTGTAA
- a CDS encoding ammonium transporter: MTLSGKKSYLPIVLMGFVVLVSLFFSKAPSIEGNFGYNYADVAWMLTSTALVLIMTPGLAYFYGGMVKKKNVISTMLQSFICMAVIAVLWVVFGFSLVFGESIGGVIGNPTTYFMFNGVLEEKPWDGASTIPFALFAIYQLKFAIIAPALITGAFAERIKFTSFVLFICLFFIFIYAPLAHATWHPDGILMKMGVLDFAGGTVVHMSAGLTALASAIFLRQGKNYHEHTPARITYVLLGTGMLWFGWIGFNAGSAFAASELAATALITTSTASGAAALTYIFLDAARGVKPSAMGVCIGAVVGLVAITPAAGFVTFGHSLVIGAVTALISRFVIDWRTRSKIDDTLDVFPSHGVGGMVGMLLTGVFASKQINPAIEGNGLFYGETSLFTAHVIGLIGATVFTLVLAFILLKICDMISPLRVSEAEEEAGLDLSQHGEKL, encoded by the coding sequence ATGACATTATCAGGTAAAAAATCTTATTTACCCATTGTTTTGATGGGATTTGTGGTGTTAGTTTCGCTGTTTTTCTCAAAAGCACCCTCAATTGAGGGAAATTTCGGTTATAATTATGCTGATGTTGCCTGGATGTTGACTTCTACAGCGCTAGTTTTAATTATGACGCCTGGATTAGCTTACTTTTACGGCGGAATGGTGAAAAAGAAGAACGTTATATCAACAATGCTTCAAAGTTTCATCTGTATGGCTGTAATTGCAGTGTTGTGGGTTGTTTTTGGCTTTAGTTTAGTGTTCGGTGAGTCAATCGGCGGCGTTATTGGTAACCCGACAACCTATTTTATGTTTAATGGCGTGTTGGAAGAGAAGCCTTGGGATGGCGCATCGACTATACCATTTGCTTTATTTGCGATCTATCAGCTTAAGTTCGCTATCATCGCGCCGGCGCTGATTACCGGAGCATTTGCGGAACGCATTAAGTTCACTTCGTTTGTATTATTCATCTGTTTATTCTTCATTTTTATATACGCCCCATTGGCGCATGCGACTTGGCATCCGGACGGTATCCTGATGAAAATGGGCGTTCTGGATTTTGCGGGAGGTACCGTTGTGCACATGTCGGCAGGATTGACTGCCTTAGCGTCGGCAATTTTTTTACGACAAGGTAAAAACTATCATGAGCATACACCTGCACGTATAACTTACGTATTATTAGGTACAGGAATGCTATGGTTTGGTTGGATCGGGTTTAATGCAGGCTCTGCCTTTGCGGCATCCGAATTAGCCGCAACCGCTTTGATTACGACGTCGACCGCCTCCGGTGCTGCCGCCTTAACCTACATCTTTCTCGATGCTGCTCGCGGCGTCAAGCCTTCAGCCATGGGTGTTTGCATAGGTGCTGTTGTTGGATTGGTCGCCATAACCCCCGCTGCAGGATTTGTAACCTTTGGGCATTCCTTGGTGATCGGCGCAGTAACTGCTCTAATCAGCCGTTTTGTAATCGATTGGAGAACGCGTTCCAAAATCGACGATACCTTGGATGTTTTTCCTAGTCATGGTGTCGGAGGGATGGTAGGTATGTTGCTTACAGGCGTTTTTGCGAGCAAGCAGATCAACCCCGCAATTGAGGGCAACGGACTATTCTACGGTGAGACATCGCTATTTACAGCGCATGTCATCGGTTTGATCGGAGCCACCGTCTTTACACTTGTTTTAGCTTTTATTCTGTTAAAAATTTGCGATATGATCAGTCCGCTACGCGTCAGTGAAGCAGAGGAAGAAGCGGGATTAGACCTGTCGCAGCACGGCGAGAAATTATAG